Proteins co-encoded in one Seriola aureovittata isolate HTS-2021-v1 ecotype China chromosome 1, ASM2101889v1, whole genome shotgun sequence genomic window:
- the LOC130166502 gene encoding PEST proteolytic signal-containing nuclear protein-like isoform X2: MADYEHKRKGCTDDGGPQEEGGRVKTKPVSSSTVGGEGTAVKRTSQHLTPEDEDESSTDPPAPCKVSKIGFSMSSQMGKKSNPISIKLGATKPKEPVPSLPPKKAGLASVFNEDDDSEPEEMPPEAKMRMKNIGRETPTSAGPNSFNKGKQGFSDHQKLWERKLKAQADKL, from the exons ATGGCGGATTACGAGCATAAACGCAAGGGTTGCACCGACGACGGAG GGccgcaggaggagggaggcagagtgAAAACTAAGCCTGTCTCTTCTAGCACTGTGGGTGGAGAGGGGACTGCAGTCAAGCGCACATCCCAGCATCTCACAccagaggatgaagatgaatcCTCGACAGACCCACCAGCACCCTGCAAAGTCTCCAAAATAGGCTTTAGCATGAGCAGTCAGATGGGGAAGAAGTCAAACCCCATATCTATCAAACTTGGAGCAACA AAACCCAAAGAACCTGTACCATCACTGCCTCCAAAAAAGGCAGGGCTGGCATCTGTTTTTAACGAAGACGATGAT AGTGAACCCGAGGAGATGCCCCCAGAAGcaaagatgaggatgaagaacATTGGCAG GGAGACACCAACATCTGCGGGACCTAATTCCTTCAACAAGGGCAAGCAAGGATTCTCTGATCACCAAAAACTTTGGGAGAGGAAGCTGAAGGCCCAAGCAGACAAACTGTAA
- the LOC130166502 gene encoding PEST proteolytic signal-containing nuclear protein-like isoform X1, translating into MADYEHKRKGCTDDGAGPQEEGGRVKTKPVSSSTVGGEGTAVKRTSQHLTPEDEDESSTDPPAPCKVSKIGFSMSSQMGKKSNPISIKLGATKPKEPVPSLPPKKAGLASVFNEDDDSEPEEMPPEAKMRMKNIGRETPTSAGPNSFNKGKQGFSDHQKLWERKLKAQADKL; encoded by the exons ATGGCGGATTACGAGCATAAACGCAAGGGTTGCACCGACGACGGAG CAGGGccgcaggaggagggaggcagagtgAAAACTAAGCCTGTCTCTTCTAGCACTGTGGGTGGAGAGGGGACTGCAGTCAAGCGCACATCCCAGCATCTCACAccagaggatgaagatgaatcCTCGACAGACCCACCAGCACCCTGCAAAGTCTCCAAAATAGGCTTTAGCATGAGCAGTCAGATGGGGAAGAAGTCAAACCCCATATCTATCAAACTTGGAGCAACA AAACCCAAAGAACCTGTACCATCACTGCCTCCAAAAAAGGCAGGGCTGGCATCTGTTTTTAACGAAGACGATGAT AGTGAACCCGAGGAGATGCCCCCAGAAGcaaagatgaggatgaagaacATTGGCAG GGAGACACCAACATCTGCGGGACCTAATTCCTTCAACAAGGGCAAGCAAGGATTCTCTGATCACCAAAAACTTTGGGAGAGGAAGCTGAAGGCCCAAGCAGACAAACTGTAA
- the stk16 gene encoding serine/threonine-protein kinase 16 yields MGQTLCICSRGSITIDNKKYYFVQKLDEGGFSYVDLVEGVKDGRFYALKRILCHDREGRQEAQTEVEMHQIFNHPNILSLVAHTFVDRGGKSEAWLLLPYISKGSLWSVLEKLRDKGSSMPEKQILQILHGICSGLKAIHEKGYAHRDLKPTNVLLDEDDRPVLMDLGSMNRARIEVRGTREAMTIQDWAAQRCTISYRAPELFSVESHCIIDERTDVWSLGCVLYCMMMLEGPYDLVFQKGDSVALAVQNPVVIPQSCSYSEGLQILLSSIMVSNPQERPNINWVLDQVQDLQSRSPNTHTNMV; encoded by the exons ATGGGACAGACCCTGTGTATATGCTCCCGTGGCTCCATCACCATCgataacaaaaaatattacTTTGTCCAGAAACTAGACGAAGG TGGGTTCAGTTATGTTGATCTGGTTGAAGGGGTAAAGGATGGGCGCTTCTATGCCCTGAAGAGGATCCTGTGCCACGACCGTGAAGGTCGCCAGGAGGCTCAGACAGAGGTGGAGATGCATCAGATATTTAATCACCCCAACATCTTGAGCCTGGTTGCACACACCTTTGTTGATCGAGGAGGCAAGAGTGAAGCCTGGTTACTTCTACCTTATATTAGT aaaGGCAGTCTATGGTCTGTTCTGGAGAAGCTAAGAGACAAGGGGAGCTCAATGCCCGAGAAACAGATTTTGCAAATTTTGCATGGCATCTGCTCTGGACTTAAGGCTATTCATGAAAAAGGCTATGCACACAG AGATCTGAAGCCCACAAATGTGCTTCTGGATGAGGATGACAGGCCAGTTCTGATGGACCTGGGCTCTATGAATCGTGCCAGGATTGAG GTTAGAGGTACTAGAGAAGCCATGACCATACAGGACTGGGCTGCCCAGCGGTGCACCATTTCCTACAGGGCTCCTGAACTCTTCAGTGTAGAGAGCCACTGCATTATAGATGAGCGCACTGATGTCTGG TCACTTGGCTGTGTGCTTTACTGCATGATGATGTTGGAGGGACCATATGACTTAGTATTTCAGAAGGGGGACAGTGTTGCCCTCGCTGTCCAGAATCCAGTGGTCATCCCACAGTCTTGCAG TTACTCAGAGGGCCTGCAGATCCTGCTGAGCTCCATAATGGTGTCAAATCCCCAGGAGAGACCAAACATCAATTGGGTTCTTGACCAGGTACAGGACCTGCAGAGTCGCAGCCCCAACACCCACACCAACATGGTCTGA